The Bos taurus isolate L1 Dominette 01449 registration number 42190680 breed Hereford chromosome 16, ARS-UCD2.0, whole genome shotgun sequence genome includes the window CTGCCCCTCAGACAGCCCTGCCCATTCCAGCTTATGTCATTGAGGACAGTCCCTGGAGGAGATGAGAGCTTCGAGTTTAAGCTGAGAATAGCTCTTGTCCATGTAAACTCACCCATTCACCCCTTCCTTGCTTTGTTCCATGTTGACTCCTATGCAGTGAGGGACAGCCAGGGGTGCCTGTggtttgccaggggctgggattTGACCTACTCTGGAGGCTCCTGCCTGGGAACTGGGCCCAGGTGGCCCTTGTGGGGACCGGGGTCGAGTCTCACCAGCCTCCGGTTGGGGTGGGCAGATGTCTACACTGCGCAGCGGTCGGAAGAAGCAGCCAGCCAGCCCTGATGGTCGTGCCTCGCCCATCAATGAAGACATCCGCTCCAGCGGCCGGAACTCTCCCAGCGCGGCCAGCACCTCCAGCAACGACAGTAAAGCAGAGACGGTGAAGAAGTCAGCCAAGGTGAGCTGCCGGGAGGGCAGGTGGTAGGGGCTGCTGGAGTCTGCACTCAGCTCCCCCGAGTCTCTTGGTCATTCATGGGACCTCGCGGGCACCAGCAAGGCCTTGCCTGGGGTTGCAGACGGGGGCCTAGAAAAAGGGGTCCACGTAATTCCCAGCACAGACCTATGGGGGCCACCTCTGCCTTAAGTTTCCTGTCCGCAGATACTTGTTCCTTCCTGGCCCCACTGGCCCCTTCCAGAGCTTTCTTGTTTCTGGGGGTGGAGCATGGTGTAGGGGGAGTCCAGGTGTCAGCAAGTGGTTGTCATTCCCTGAGGCTGCTGGGCCATCCTCCCTTGGCCTGAGGCTTCTCGTGGGCCTTCCCTCTGCAGAAGGTGAAGGAGGAAGCCACATCCCCTCTTAAGAGCACCAAGCGCCAGCGGGAGAAGGGGACCTCGGATACAGAAGAGGCCGACAGGACCAGCTCCAAGAAGACAAAAACCCAGGTTAGGCTTGAGGCTGAACCACATTGACTGCCTCCAGCAGCTCTTGTCCCTTGAGAAGCCCCCTGGGCGGTGGCCGTGTCTTGCCTCCCCGGGAGGGGCCTGGAGCACCTCCAAGACTGGCCGAGTCAGGGCAGGACCTGTGGTCCCTGCTTGCTGCCTCCTCAGCCAGACCTCGctgtgtggtggggagggggcatccAGCTTCCCTAGACCTTCCATCCTCCTTCTCTGGCCCAGGAGATCAGCCGGCCCAACTCGCCATCTGAAGGCGAGGGGGAGAGCTCGGACAGCCGCAGCGTCAACGATGAGGGCAGCAGTGACCCCAAAGACATTGACCAGGACAATCGCAGCACGTCCCCCAGCATCCCCAGCCCCCAGGACAACGAAAGTGACTCGGACTCCTCGGCCCAGCAGACGACGCAGCCCTCTGCCCTGCAGGCTCCTGGAGGGGCTACTCCAGCTCCCTCCTCTGCCCTGCCAGGGACTGCCCAGTTGCCCACCCAGGGGCCCACACCTGCCCCCGCGGGCCCCTCACAGGGCTCCCCCTCGGcctcccagccccccacccagCCGCAAGCCCCCTCAGCTGCTGCTCCCCATGCCCACATCCAGCAGGCGCCCGCTCTCCACCCACAGCGGCTGGCCTCACCGCACCCCCCGCTGCAGCCACTGACGGGCCCAGCTGGCCAGACCACCGGCCCACCCCACACCCAGCCCCCTCTGCACAGTCAGGGCCCGCCCGGCCCTCATGGCCTCCAGGCTGGGTCCCTACTGCAGCACCCGGGGCCCCCACAGCCCTTTGGCCTCCCTCCCCAGGTGTCCCAGGCAGCAGCCCACCCTCACACCTCCCTGCAGCCCCCTGCCCCTCAGTCGGCCTTGCAGCCTCAGCAGCCCCCGCGGgagcagcccctgcccccagcacctcTGGCCATGCCCCACATCAAGCCCCCGCCCACCACGCCCATCCCCCAGCTGCCAGCGCCCCAGGCCCACAAGCACCCCCCTCACCTCTCGGGGCCCTCTCCTTTCTCCATGAATGCCAACCTCCCACCCCCTCCTGCTCTGAAGCCCCTGAGCTCCCTGTCCACTCACCACCCACCCTcagcccaccccccgcccctgcaGCTCATGCCACAGAGCCAGCCACTGCCCTCGTCCCCTGCACAGCCCCCTGTGCTGACTCAGAGCCAGGGCCTGCCCCCTGCTGCTACCTCCCACCCCGCCACGGGCCTCCACCAGGTGCCCCCTCAGCCCCCGTTTGCACAACACCCCTTTGTCCCTGGGGGCCCCCCTCCCATCACCCCTCCGACTTGCCCCTCCACCTCTACTCCTCCGGCGGGATCTGGCCCCTCGGCCCAGCCACCCTGCTCTGCTGCTGTTTCTTCGGGAGGCAGCGTACCTGGGGGGGCAACCTGCCCACTCCCCACCGTCCAGATCAAGGAAGAGGCTCTGGACGATGCTGAGGAGCCTgagagcccccctcccccacctcggAGCCCGTCCCCTGAGCCCACTGTGGTGGACACCCCCAGCCACGCCAGCCAGTCTGCCAGGTAGAGGTCCCGGGAACCCAGGCGCGTCCAGGACAGGGGTAGCTGGGGCCTCGGCTGGGACCCAGCGAGACACCGGGCCTTTGTAGGTTCTACAAACACCTGGACCGGGGCTACAACTCGTGTGCACGGACCGACCTGTACTTCATGCCTCTGGCGGGATCCAAACTGGccaagaagagggaggaggccaTCGAGAAGGCCAAACGGGAGGCCGAGCAGAAGGCGCGAGAGGAGCGGGAgcgggagaaggagaaggagaaggagcgAGAACGCGAGCGGGAACGGGAGCGCGAGGCTGAGCGAGCGGCCGTGAGTCGGGAGGGCAGCCTGCTCCATGGGCATCAAGGGCTGGTCCCCGCGCCCGCCTTGAGTGGGCTACCCCCTCGCTGTCTCTCAGCACCCACCAGCCTTACTTCTGTGTCCACGATATGCTGACCCCTCTGGGTCTCCTGGTCCCCCGTCACGGCAGGTCTGGAccacaggggtggggtgggggacccAGTCGGTTGGGCCAGGGGCCAGGCGCCTGCCCCTCACGGCCTCTTTACTCTTGCAGAAGGCGTCCAGCTCGGCACATGAAGGCCGCCTCAGCGACCCCCAGCTTGGCGGTCCTGGCCACATGCGGCCATCCTTCGAGCCCCCGCCCACCACCATTGCGGCCGTGCCCCCCTACATCGGACCCGACACGCCGGCCCTCCGGACTCTGAGCGAGTACGCCCGGCCCCATGTCATGTCACCCACCAACCGCAACCACCCCTTCTACGTGCCCCTCAACCCCACCGACCCGCTGCTGGCCTACCACATGCCCGGCCTCTACAACGTTGACCCCACCATCCGTGAGCGGGAGCTGCGGGAGCGCGAGATCCGAGAGCGGGAGCTCCGGGAGCGGGAGCTACGGGAGCGGATGAAGCCGGGCTTCGAGGTGAAGCCCCCGGAGCTGGATCCCCTGCACCCAGCCGCCAACCCCATGGAGCACTTTGCCCGGCACGGTGCCCTCACCATCCCCCCTGCCGCCGGCCCCCACCCTTTTGCATCTTTCCATCCCGGTCTGAACCCCCTGGAAAGGGAGAGACTGGCCCTGGCCGGGCCCCAGCTGCGGCCTGAGATGAGCTACCCAGACAGACTGGCGGCTGAGCGCATCCATGCCGAGCGCATGGCCTCGCTGACCAGCGACCCCCTGGCCCGGCTGCAGATGTTCAACGTGACCCCGCACCACCACCAGCACTCCCACATCCACTCGCACCTGCACCTCCACCAGCAGGACCCCCTCCACCAAGGTGGGCGCCCTCTGTGGGTCTGCGGGAGTCGGGGGGCTGCTGTCCGGAGCAGAGCTTGCAGCTCCTGGCACGTGTGAGGGTACCCAGCATACCCCCTGGCTCCAGAGTCACCTGGGGCCCTCTGCTCGCCATCTCCTGATGAAGCTTGGGTTCTCAGTCGTGCGCCTGCAGTGGGGCTGGAATGGAGGAGGTGGCCTATGCTCTCTGGGGCTGCTTGAGAGCAGGAGACAGGTCTAGAGGAGCAGGGCAGAGCCTTTGGGGCCACCTGGAGGCATCTAGGACACCCGGGGAAGCTGGGGGTTGTCACCAGTGAGAGCTTTTCTGCTCCCCCTCGGGGAACAGGGCTCGGGCTTCTGCCAGCTTGGAGCTGGCTCACCTGGCCAGGACCGCCCAGTCTTGTCCACTCCAGGAGCAAGATCTCTGGAAGGCCCACTGGTCGGCGGCCAGGGGTACAGGCTGGTCTGAGGCCGACACCGGCACGATTGGTGTCCCACTGGGCGGCTCTGCAGACTGGCCAGacagggtgggaggggggtcaGGGCCTGCTGTGGGGGCCCCTGGGCCCCTTCTGGACAGGGAGGGAGACAACAGACAGGGTGGGCCCCAGAGGGAAGGAGGGCAACTTCCAGTTTCCTACACATGTTCACAGCCCCACTTAACGCGGGGTTCACACCGTGGTCCCAGAATGAAGAACGTTTGTGGTTAAGCCCTGGGGTTAGCAGCAGGTGGGCCTCAGCCCTGCGAGAGGACAGGCGAGTGTTCTTAGCATGTTCGTTCACctgacaaatgtttactgaggACCTGCAATGTGCCCGGCATAGCCGTAGAAGCTGGTGACACCCCTGTCCACGTTCGCCTTTCAAACCTGGGGACAGTCGATAAACGTGTCTGAGTTTGTGAGGAGTGGTTGGTGTTCTGGAGGATGACTGAGCAGAGAGCTGGGAGCAGCGGCGCTGCTGGTGTAGAGAGGCATCTGGAGGGTGGGAGGTGTTGGGGCCAGGGAAGGAGCGTCCTCAGGCCTGGAGAGTGTGGGTGCAGAGGCCCCAGGGCCAGAGAGGGTGACTCCAGGGAACAGACAGGCGACGTGCTGAGAGGGTCACTGGGAGAGGCCAGGGCTTTCTGAGCCCCAACAGGCAGCACCTGCTTTGCTTTGGGTCCTGTGGGTGAAGAGCCAAGGAGGCAGCCTGGGGCAGTAGATCTCACAGGCCCAGGATGAGGCTGGGGCAGTTGGCTCCGGGGCGCTGCAGATCCAGGGTCCTTGCCAAAATGAGATTGGGGCTGCTGAGGAGACTGGGGAAGAAACACGTGGTCAGCTCTTCACTCTGTCACTTTCTGGAGCTCCGTGCAGGTGCAGGGAGTCGGGGAGGGCAACAGCCACTCTGGGTTAGTAGGTCAGGGTTATTGATGGCCTGGTGACCAGAAGCCAATCTGTGGAGAGGAGGAAGTCGCTGTGAATACCACCGAGGAGGGCGAGCAGCTCCTGAACCCTGTGCTTCTGCCCCCTTTTCTAGGTTCAGCGGGCCCCGTTCACCCGCTGGTCGACCCCCTGACCGCTGGCCCTCATCTGGCGCGCTTTCCCTACCCCCCTGGCACCCTCCCCAACCCTCTGCTTGGACAGCCCCCCCATGAGCACGAGATGCTCCGTCACCCAGTTTTTGGTAAGAAGATGCCTGGGGAAGGAGGGGGCCAGGGAGGGTTGGGTCAGGGGTCTAGTCTGCTCTCCCGTTCATGCATTTACTCTGTGTTCAGCACAGGCCTCTCCTGTGTAGTGGGGAGCCCTGGGAGCTGGGCAGGCAGACCCCCGCCCCCGGGGAGCTGGGGATGAGGCTGTAAATGCACAACAGGAGCCCAGAGGGAGTAGGGGagtaagaaggctgagcgcaggcCTCTGTGACCAGGCAGTAGGCTGAGGAGGAGGGGCCCcatgggaggtggagggagggggctcaGGGACCACACTTGTTTCTCCCCAGAGGCTCTGCTCTGCTGGTCCCTGCCCAGTAGGTGACCTCTTGATCCTGCCCTCGGGAGGCTCTCTCCTGACCTGACCTCCTTGGCGGCCTCATCCTGGCCACTGCCTTGGCCTTGCTATAGCAGGGGCTGTTTGGTGTTTGACAGGCACCCCCTACCCCCGAGACCTGCCTGGGGCCATCCCACCCCCCatgtcggcagcccaccagctgcaGGCCATGCACGCCCAGTCGGCTGAGCTGCAGAGACTGGCCATGGAGCAGCAGTGGCTGCACGGACACCCCCACATGCATGGTGGCCACCTGCCCAGTCAGGAGGATTATTACAGGTAAGGCggggaggggctgagggggaGGCCAGGCCCCCTCCGTCTGTGGGTCCCCAACCCCGCCCCTCCCAGCTGCACTCACCCACCCCATATCAACAAGTGCCAGGCTGTTCCCCTGCCAGTTAGGGGACTCCTGATggtcttgggggtgggggagggagcggggtggggagggggtcagCAGTGTGGCAGCTGCTCAGGCGTCCAGACCCTCCAGCTGCAGGCCTGCCCAGGCCTGATACCtatgacttttccttttttttttttccttttctttttctagtcgACTGAAGAAAGAAGGTGACAAGCAGTTAtaagttatttatttgttaaCGCTGGCTGTGGAAACCCCAATTCTTGGGGGAGAGAAACAGGACTTTTTACATACAATAGGAGctctaaaagcaaaaagaatatcttctaaagatttctttatatatttaaaaaccccACAACTAAAAACGTATCAGCATACATAGTGTTCGTTTGTAGAGAGGATTCCTTGAGACTGGTTTGGGTCTCCCTGCATGACAGTCCCCCAGAAACTTAGTGAGTCCTGGACTGGACTGAACACCCAGAAAGTGCCCCTGCAGTCTTGGGGTTTGGCTttagctttcttttccttccttgatTTTTCTCAGTAGGTGCTAGATCCCAGTTCACACCCTTCAGTGCGTGCAGACACACTCAGTTGCGTGTGTCCCAGAACCCACACGGTCTGCAGCATCTGAGTTTGGAATCCAAgagctataatttttaaaaaatcttttattttaatacattgtaGGAGATCTTCATAATTTGAGGAGGTTCTGTGCATGGCTTTTTACgtctgtaaataaataattttagaacagccttttttttttccttccatgaaCTACTATTCTGATCTATTTTTTCCAGCCATGTCACTAATTGTGAATTCCTACCAGCTATTGACAGAATACAGagttgattttttaataaaaagttatatataattATCCCTTTAATTAAAGGGAACAGATGGGCGTTACTAGTTACAAAGGGGCAGAGGAGGCTAGGGGCTAGGTTTGGGAGCAGCCAGGGATTGCAGAGACAACATTACAAGCCGTTtctttgtgttgctgctttggtTCTCACTCCTGTCTGTTCCCGGCTCCTGCTTTGCCAGCGGTGCGGACTGTGGTGAGCTCAGCCGACTCGCTGTGCACTGGGAGCGCAGGAGTTGAGTGTCCCCCGTTCCGTCTCTGCAGGCGCGAAAGCACATGTTCCTGTGTGTCTGGTTGTAGATTTCCTTGTAGATTTCTGTACACGCGCATTTGATTGGTCTGGATGAACttctcctcccccccccccatatTTGGACTATTTCATAAACATCCtagaaaattgaagaaaacaaTTCTCACTAAGCATGTGTGCTTGCCAAAGGATCTGTCAGAAGCCTGCTTTCTGGTGTGTGTGGTCATTCGGATCTCCTTGTGGGGAGGCCGGGCCGTCCTTGCCCCACTCAGAGGCTGCTTTGGGGTCGGGGCCTCCAGGAGGTGTCCCAGCTGTGGGTGGCAGTCCTGGCGGGTCCTCGTATCACCACACTTGGTGTCCCGCTCTGCCTCACAGAAGCAGGACAGGGGTCGCGGACGTAAGGTGGGAGGCAGGCTCCACATGGGGCCCCTCCGAGGGGACAGTAAGCCCTGAGCCTGCCTCTGCTCTCCAAGGTGCCCACGTGATGCCCTTTCTCCAGAACAGAGGGTGAGGACTCGGGGGGCCGTTATGCACCTGTTGATGAAACTTTCTGCCAGGATGTGCCCTTGTCTATCCCTCTTGTCTCAGACCCTTGAGGGCCTTTCCTGCCATGATGTGCAGGGGTCCCAGCCAAGAGCGAAAGGAGAGCCGGAGTCCCACCTGGGGTCAGCGGACATGGAGCATGTCCCAGACCACAGAGAGGTGGGCCGAGAGGCTGGCACTTTGACCTAGAAACCAGCAGGTATTAGCTCAGATTCAGGTTCTGGATTCAGACCTGTGGTGAGGGCATTTCCAGTGTCTGTCAAACCATGTTCAGTTTCAGTTGGGACAGATAAGGGGTTGTTTGGTCTGTTGAAAATGTTTGTAGTAGTAGGTTTTTTTCTCTGGTTTTTCTCTCATTCCATTTCTGCCTTAACTTTAGCTCCTTGAGGGGAGGCAGGCTCAGATGGAAACTTTGTCATCACTCTCATGGCAGGTTGGCCAGGAGCAGTCATGTCGCCAAGGCTCGCCACGTGCCATGGGGGCGGGCTCAATGCTTCAGGCTCCATGCCTCTGAGCCAGGCGCCTTCCTGCCGCTCCCGGCTCCAGCACGGACACCCCCGCCTGCCCacccttcctcttctcccttctgGTAGACCATGATGCCTACCATTTAGTTACACCTTCTTGATCTCCTCTCTCTATTgtccatttttccaaagaagagagaGTGAAGTACTTGGGAGTCTGTATTTGAAAACCGTCTGAAGGCATTTTCtcgtttggttttggttttctccTCACATCCCCAGGTGAAGCACTGAGATTCTTCCATTTAAAAACCCAGAACCTGAAACCCTCACTGGTCAACTCCAGTGTGTGTAGGAGGCCCCAGACCTTCGCGGTGTCTTTGAAGCCCAGCCCCCTGGTTTCCGTTTGGGTTTCCTCCCTTGGTTGGGAGTTGAGTTTTGCGTTTCCGTGTTTCACGTGTATCTTGTTCACTGTCGTCGAGGTCGAGCTTCACTGCGGCAGCAGCAGAGCGGAGTGTACATTCTGATTTGCTACGTTTATATATATCTTGAAGCTAAATGTATATATGAGTAGTTTGCCATGAGATAACACAGTGTAAAC containing:
- the RERE gene encoding arginine-glutamic acid dipeptide repeats protein isoform X6 codes for the protein MFKPVKEEDDGLSGKHSMRTRRSRGSMSTLRSGRKKQPASPDGRASPINEDIRSSGRNSPSAASTSSNDSKAETVKKSAKKVKEEATSPLKSTKRQREKGTSDTEEADRTSSKKTKTQEISRPNSPSEGEGESSDSRSVNDEGSSDPKDIDQDNRSTSPSIPSPQDNESDSDSSAQQTTQPSALQAPGGATPAPSSALPGTAQLPTQGPTPAPAGPSQGSPSASQPPTQPQAPSAAAPHAHIQQAPALHPQRLASPHPPLQPLTGPAGQTTGPPHTQPPLHSQGPPGPHGLQAGSLLQHPGPPQPFGLPPQVSQAAAHPHTSLQPPAPQSALQPQQPPREQPLPPAPLAMPHIKPPPTTPIPQLPAPQAHKHPPHLSGPSPFSMNANLPPPPALKPLSSLSTHHPPSAHPPPLQLMPQSQPLPSSPAQPPVLTQSQGLPPAATSHPATGLHQVPPQPPFAQHPFVPGGPPPITPPTCPSTSTPPAGSGPSAQPPCSAAVSSGGSVPGGATCPLPTVQIKEEALDDAEEPESPPPPPRSPSPEPTVVDTPSHASQSARFYKHLDRGYNSCARTDLYFMPLAGSKLAKKREEAIEKAKREAEQKAREEREREKEKEKEREREREREREAERAAKASSSAHEGRLSDPQLGGPGHMRPSFEPPPTTIAAVPPYIGPDTPALRTLSEYARPHVMSPTNRNHPFYVPLNPTDPLLAYHMPGLYNVDPTIRERELREREIRERELRERELRERMKPGFEVKPPELDPLHPAANPMEHFARHGALTIPPAAGPHPFASFHPGLNPLERERLALAGPQLRPEMSYPDRLAAERIHAERMASLTSDPLARLQMFNVTPHHHQHSHIHSHLHLHQQDPLHQGSAGPVHPLVDPLTAGPHLARFPYPPGTLPNPLLGQPPHEHEMLRHPVFGTPYPRDLPGAIPPPMSAAHQLQAMHAQSAELQRLAMEQQWLHGHPHMHGGHLPSQEDYYSRLKKEGDKQL
- the RERE gene encoding arginine-glutamic acid dipeptide repeats protein isoform X2, which translates into the protein MTADKDKDKDKEKDRDRDRDREREKRDKVRESENSRPRRSCTLEGGAKNYAESDHSEDEDNDNNSATTEESTKKNKKKPPKKKSRYERTDTGEITSYITEDDVVYRPGDCVYIESRRPNTPYFICSIQDFKLVHNSQACCRSPTPALCDPPACSLPVASQPPQHLSEAGRGPVGSKRDHLLMNVKWYYRQSEVPDSVYQHLVQDRHNENDSGRELVITDPVIKNRELFISDYVDTYHAAALRGKCNISHFSDIFAAREFKARVDSFFYILGYNPETRRLNSTQGEIRVGPSHQAKLPDLQPFPSPDGDTVTQHEELVWMPGVNDCDLLMYLRAARSMAAFAGMCDGGSTEDGCVAASRDDTTLNALNTKRFVKGLRQYGKNFFRIRKELLPNKETGELITFYYYWKKTPEAASSRAHRRHRRQAVFRRIKTRTASTPVNTPSRPPSSEFLDLSSASEDDFDSEDSEQELKGYACRHCFTTTSKDWHHGGRENILLCTDCRIHFKKYGELPPIEKPVDPPPFMFKPVKEEDDGLSGKHSMRTRRSRGSMSTLRSGRKKQPASPDGRASPINEDIRSSGRNSPSAASTSSNDSKAETVKKSAKKVKEEATSPLKSTKRQREKGTSDTEEADRTSSKKTKTQEISRPNSPSEGEGESSDSRSVNDEGSSDPKDIDQDNRSTSPSIPSPQDNESDSDSSAQQTTQPSALQAPGGATPAPSSALPGTAQLPTQGPTPAPAGPSQGSPSASQPPTQPQAPSAAAPHAHIQQAPALHPQRLASPHPPLQPLTGPAGQTTGPPHTQPPLHSQGPPGPHGLQAGSLLQHPGPPQPFGLPPQVSQAAAHPHTSLQPPAPQSALQPQQPPREQPLPPAPLAMPHIKPPPTTPIPQLPAPQAHKHPPHLSGPSPFSMNANLPPPPALKPLSSLSTHHPPSAHPPPLQLMPQSQPLPSSPAQPPVLTQSQGLPPAATSHPATGLHQVPPQPPFAQHPFVPGGPPPITPPTCPSTSTPPAGSGPSAQPPCSAAVSSGGSVPGGATCPLPTVQIKEEALDDAEEPESPPPPPRSPSPEPTVVDTPSHASQSARFYKHLDRGYNSCARTDLYFMPLAGSKLAKKREEAIEKAKREAEQKAREEREREKEKEKEREREREREREAERAAKASSSAHEGRLSDPQLGGPGHMRPSFEPPPTTIAAVPPYIGPDTPALRTLSEYARPHVMSPTNRNHPFYVPLNPTDPLLAYHMPGLYNVDPTIRERELREREIRERELRERELRERMKPGFEVKPPELDPLHPAANPMEHFARHGALTIPPAAGPHPFASFHPGLNPLERERLALAGPQLRPEMSYPDRLAAERIHAERMASLTSDPLARLQMFNVTPHHHQHSHIHSHLHLHQQDPLHQGSAGPVHPLVDPLTAGPHLARFPYPPGTLPNPLLGQPPHEHEMLRHPVFGTPYPRDLPGAIPPPMSAAHQLQAMHAQSAELQRLAMEQQWLHGHPHMHGGHLPSQEDYYSRLKKEGDKQL